The genomic region TAGGAGATGTTATTGTAAACCGGAACAAAATAAAACtggcaaaataaaaaatttaggtaAATATTAGCAAGAAAATATATAGTGACATTTTTTAGTCTGTGAACAAAATAAGTGATATgcattattgattttttttttgcagaTAGTGAATTTACAAGCAGAACTTTCATATTTACAAGGTTATCTTGCAACCCTTGAGTTACCTCATCCGCCACAACCACCTCCTACTCCACCGCAACCAACCCTAGCCCCTCCAACTCTCTCAATTACTGACCTCCCACCTCCACCACCTACTCCTGCCAGCACGGCTACCGTGCCGGCCACGTATGATTTGTCTTCACTCTTTGAACCTATGGCCCAAACTTCTTGGGCCATGCACAATAGGCCCATTGACGCACCACGCCAATTTTTTAGTAGTGGCACATCATCTTTACAGTCTAGTGGTGGCGGCCGCGATGGTGGCGATCTTCAAACACTGGCTCATGAACTTTTGCGTAGACATGGAGTTGATCCTACTACTCCTGTGGCATGTTCTAGTGCCCCCTCATCATCACAATCTCATTCAAAATGAACACAATCTTGGACTTAATCTACTGCTTtaccccttttttttctttcatttttttaaacTCTATTTTAAATGCTAGTGAACTTAATAAATGTAGACcagcattattttattttattttttctttctactAATACAAGATTCATGAATGTTGTAACATAATTATTTTGACCAATGCGATCATTGCATGCATGACGAATTTACAGTCTAAGAGTCTCATTGGTTTgtgttcttattttttatttttatttttattcttttttattttaaaaattttgtgaaaaaaaaatatttttttataaaatttaaaaaataaaaaatacatcaaCCAAACACACTCTTAGTCTCTTAGAATTTCTCCCTTAATTAAGTGCATATGAGACAAATCTCATTTATTTACTAGCCTACCCTCTTCTCTTTTTAAGCAAAGGATGTTAAGATTCCCCCTCCTCCTTCTACGTCTACCATATAATTGTAGAAAAGATGACAAGTTAATTCCATATTTACCCCCAACACATTCACATGGATACACTATATTGGTGGCGATTACCGAATATTGCTTTTGCTATATGTTGTATAGAGTATAGACTTGTAGGCCATAAGGGACCTTAAGGGAAAATGAGGAAATATGGGGACCAAATAATATATGCGGTAGATTTGTAGCCCTGTAGGCCATAATTATATAGGGTCCTTAATCGCAAATAAGGAAATATGGGGACCAATAATTAAATTGTACAATTTCTTAAAGGTTGAAACTGTTGCCCTTCTGAATTGTGAATTTGTGACATTAGCAATGTAGCACAAATATAGTGAAACCGAAAATCACATACTAGGGTGGGGAGAATGACAAATAAGAGTATCAAAGGTGGACCAATAAAATTTTATcaaaccaataaaaaaaataaaattttatcaaaaataagaaaaaaaagaaaaaaaagaagaataaagatgataatttattttttaaaaatattatgtgtatattaaaatcaattactatatatatgtatataaatatatatattgttcaactcatttttaatatatattttatattttaatatatatttatataaataattaatttaataattaattt from Arachis ipaensis cultivar K30076 chromosome B02, Araip1.1, whole genome shotgun sequence harbors:
- the LOC107628547 gene encoding LOB domain-containing protein 18 translates to MSMNTSCSGSSPSGGGGGGSSSGGGSSGGGGPCGACKFLRRKCVPGCIFAPYFDSEQGATHFAAVHKVFGASNVSKLLMNIPVHKRLDAVVTICYEAQARLRDPVYGCVAHIFALQQQIVNLQAELSYLQGYLATLELPHPPQPPPTPPQPTLAPPTLSITDLPPPPPTPASTATVPATYDLSSLFEPMAQTSWAMHNRPIDAPRQFFSSGTSSLQSSGGGRDGGDLQTLAHELLRRHGVDPTTPVACSSAPSSSQSHSK